One Anolis carolinensis isolate JA03-04 chromosome 4, rAnoCar3.1.pri, whole genome shotgun sequence DNA window includes the following coding sequences:
- the zhx1 gene encoding zinc fingers and homeoboxes protein 1, which produces MASKRKSTTPCMVLASEPDPDLEVASDVDEGPPVLTPAVSMSSDEDSHECVDSDNQQNKKIEGGYECKYCAFQTADLNMFTFHVDSEHPNVVLSSSYVCLECKFVTKRYDSLSEHNVKYHPGEDNFKLTMVRRNNKTIFEQTVNDLTFDGSFVQEEKAEEFECFEGPLSSISISKTPIMKMMKNKNETKRIAVFHTVGEDGPVEEKDAETDPECEEVIEKPATTVSESSANTTPAAETISTVVNPTTVIQPAQVITTIASPQNSTLISKVLIPINSIPAYNTALDTNPLLLNTYNKFPYPTVSEITLLATQAKYTEEQIKIWFSAQRLKHGVSWTPEEVEEARRKQFNGTVHTVPQTITVIPAHISAGGNGLPSILQTCQIVGQPGLVLAQVAGAGTLPVTAPIALTVAGVPNHAQLQKAQVQATQPVTETKQVAAVPAPQLTKSEVVAASVDSVGSRTKKTKEQLTELKISYLKSHFPLDSEINRLMKITGLTKGEIKKWFSDTRYNQRNSKHNHYNHLSNDSCTIIIDSSDETNEPSTVTQPQPKQLGNASDFSLQKFKEKTAEQLKTLQESFQNNPFLVDDELNRLRSETKLTQREIDAWFAEQKKSSALGDESEELNEGNMGSMKEASLAESSGGEGAGSQRAGKGVKKSPEQLHMLKMSFIKTQWPSAEDYDKLAEETGLPRSEIVSWFGDTRYAWKNGGLKWYYYYQGAKASGMNGQGYSRRRGRGRPRGRGRGRPRGRQRFNKRIKHWDRTPVIKFKTGKAILKDYYLKHKFLNEQDLDELVAKSHMGYEQVREWFGEKQRRAELGLELFEEKEDEEEEEVLDEQEDEDDDDEETDDSDNWEPPRHVRRKLSKSD; this is translated from the coding sequence ATGGCAAGTAAGCGGAAATCCACAACGCCTTGCATGGTCCTAGCCAGTGAGCCGGATCCGGACCTAGAAGTGGCGTCTGATGTTGACGAAGGGCCGCCTGTACTCACCCCAGCAGTTAGCATGTCAAGCGACGAGGACTCTCACGAGTGCGTGGACTCGGACaatcagcaaaacaaaaaaatcgaAGGCGGCTACGAATGCAAATACTGCGCCTTTCAGACTGCAGATCTCAACATGTTTACTTTCCATGTGGATTCTGAGCATCCCAATGTGGTGCTGAGTTCCTCCTACGTCTGTCTCGAATGCAAGTTTGTGACTAAACGGTATGATTCTCTCTCTGAGCATAATGTCAAGTATCACCCCGGAGAGGACAACTTCAAGCTGACTATGGTGAGGCGCAACAACAAGACAATCTTTGAGCAAACGGTGAATGACCTGACGTTTGACGGCAGTTTTGTGCAGGAGGAGAAAGCTGAAGAATTTGAGTGTTTTGAGGGCCCCTTGTCCAGCATCTCAATTAGCAAAACCCCAATCAtgaaaatgatgaaaaataagAATGAAACCAAACGAATTGCTGTTTTCCACACTGTAGGAGAGGATGGTCCGGTGGAGGAAAAAGATGCTGAAACGGACCCAGAGTGTGAAGAAGTCATTGAAAAACCAGCTACTACGGTCTCAGAGTCCAGTGCAAATACTACTCCGGCTGCAGAAACAATCAGCACAGTTGTAAATCCTACAACTGTTATTCAACCTGCACAAGTGATAACTACTATAGCCTCTCCGCAGAACTCAACCTTAATTTCTAAAGTCCTGATTCCCATAAATAGCATTCCGGCCTACAACACTGCTTTGGATACCAACCCACTGTTGCTTAACACCTACAACAAATTCCCTTACCCGACGGTGTCTGAAATCACGCTTCTAGCAACTCAAGCGAAATATACTGAAGAACAGATCAAGATCTGGTTCTCTGCCCAGCGCCTGAAACATGGGGTGAGCTGGACTCCAGAGGAAGTGGAAGAAGCACGGAGGAAGCAGTTCAATGGCACTGTGCAcactgtccctcagactattACGGTTATTCCGGCACACATTTCGGCCGGTGGCAACGGCCTGCCTTCCATTCTGCAGACATGCCAAATTGTTGGCCAGCCAGGCCTAGTGCTTGCGCAAGTTGCAGGCGCTGGGACACTTCCGGTAACCGCCCCAATAGCTTTGACGGTGGCAGGAGTCCCAAACCATGCCCAGTTGCAGAAAGCCCAGGTCCAAGCCACCCAGCCTGTCACTGAAACCAAGCAAGTTGCCGCTGTCCCAGCCCCGCAACTTACCAAATCGGAGGTGGTGGCAGCCAGCGTGGATTCAGTTGGGAGCCGTACAAAGAAGACCAAGGAACAGCTGACAGAGTTGAAGATCAGCTACCTGAAAAGCCACTTTCCTCTTGATTCTGAGATCAATAGGCTCATGAAAATCACAGGCCTGACAAAAGGAGAGATCAAAAAGTGGTTTAGCGATACCAGGTACAACCAGCGGAACTCAAAGCACAACCATTACAATCATCTCAGCAACGATTCTTGTACTATCATCATTGACTCAAGCGATGAAACCAACGAGCCCTCAACAGTGACGCAACCACAGCCCAAACAATTGGGGAATGCCTCTGATTTTAGCCTCCAAAAATTCAAGGAGAAGACAGCCGAACAACTCAAAACACTCCAAGAGAGTTTCCAAAACAACCCTTTCCTGGTTGATGACGAGCTGAACAGGCTACGGTCAGAAACCAAGCTGACTCAGCGGGAGATCGATGCTTGGTTTGCcgaacagaagaaatccagcgCCTTAGGTGACGAAAGTGAGGAACTGAATGAAGGCAATATGGGGAGCATGAAGGAAGCATCACTTGCAGAGTCATCTGGAGGAGAAGGAGCTGGGTCACAAAGGGCTGGAAAGGGGGTGAAAAAGTCGCCGGAACAGTTACATATGCTCAAAATGTCCTTTATCAAGACTCAGTGGCCATCTGCGGAAGACTATGACAAGCTGGCAGAAGAAACGGGGCTTCCTCGGTCAGAGATTGTTAGTTGGTTTGGAGATACCCGCTACGCCTGGAAAAATGGTGGCTTGAAATGGTACTACTACTACCAAGGGGCCAAGGCAAGTGGTATGAATGGCCAAGGCTATTccaggaggagagggagaggaagaccaAGAGGAAGAGGACGGGGAAGGCCTCGTGGGCGACAGAGGTTTAACAAGCGGATCAAACACTGGGACAGGACGCCCGTCATTAAGTTTAAAACTGGAAAAGCAATCCTTAAGGATTATTATCTGAAACACAAGTTTCTTAACGAACAGGATCTTGATGAGCTGGTTGCCAAATCGCATATGGGATATGAGCAGGTCAGAGAGTGGTTTGGGGAAAAGCAGAGAAGAGCTGAACTAGGTCTGGAGCTTTTTGAGGAAAAGGaggacgaagaggaggaggaggttctgGACGAGCAGGAAGATGAAGACGACGACGACGAAGAAACAGACGACAGTGACAATTGGGAACCCCCTCGGCACGTTAGGCGGAAGCTCTCAAAATCAGACTGA